The sequence ACCGTGGAGGTGGCCAGCAGCAGTCGCAGGGTGGTTTTGGTGGGCAGCAGCCCGGCCAGAACAACCAGGGTGGCTTCGGCCAGCAGGCACCGCAGCATGGCTCTCAGCAGTCCCAGCAGTCTGGTGGACAGCAGTCTGGTGGCCAGCAGGTGCAGCAGCCCGCAAATGATCCGTGGAATTCCGCACCTCCAGCCGGTGGATTCGGCGGTGGTATGGATGATGAGCCTCCGTTCTAAACGATCACAATATTCAACTGAAGGAAGGTAACGGATCATGAAGCTGATCCTCACCGCTGCCGTTGAAAACCTTGGCGCACCCGGCGACATTGTCGAGGTCAAGGACGGCTACGGACGTAACTACCTGCTTCCACGCGGCCTGGCTATCGTTGCCACCCGCGGTGCAGAGAAGCAGATCGAAGGCATCAAACGTGCCCAGGAAGAGCGCGCAGTGCGCGACCTGGACCACGCTAAGGAGCTGCGCACTCAGCTCGACGAGCTCACTGGTGTGACCGTCAAGGTGCGTACCTCGGAGTCTGGCAAGCTGTTCGGCTCCGTCAAAGCTGGCGACATCGCAGACGCGATTAAGGCGGCTGGCGGCCCAGCTCTTGACAAGCGCATCATCGACCTGCCAAAGGGTCACGTGCGCAAGACCGGTAATCACCAGGTCATTGTCAAACTCCACGACGACGTGGAGGCCAAGGTGAACTTCGCGGTCGAAAGCGCATAAGTTTCGGCTTTTCGCTTATCGACGATCCACAGGTCCCAGCTGCCACCGGGTGAGGCCGGCGTGCAGCCTCCGGGCTTGAACGGATCACATGACAACAGCATTATTAGGCGTGGCCCCGCACTTGTGAGGAGTGCGGGGCCACGCCTTTTCGTCGTGTGGGTTTTAGGCTGGGCTGTTGCCCTTCCACCCTCAGTGAAACTGCCAGGGGTCACCGAAAAATCTATCGACTTTCTCGTGTTCTATCCAGTCACTATGCTGAGCGCGGCCGGGGGCTGCCTACTTTCTGGTATTCCGCAATACTTCCCGGATCCTTTCGATCACCATGTGCCGTTGCGTCCGAATCTCATGCGGAGTGAACCGAAGCGCCCAGTACCCTAGGTTGCGGATATATTTTTCGCGGTCCATCTCTTTACGTCTCACCTCTGCGAAAGCTCCTAACATCCCACCCCACACCAACCACCACCAAAAGCACGACGATAAATTCGGGCCGTAGGCAGGTATGACGTTGTTATGTTAAGTTAGTCTGCGAAGCCCCGGTGGAGTGCTGCCTGGCGGAAAAGTCCGGCCAGATATTCTCGCTGGGGTCCTGACATTGCAGGCTATTTTAAGGCGACCATACTCAGTGTCTGATAGTGACTGGATAGCATTGTGGCTATCGGAACCACGATGGGAACGATACCTGCGGGTATGTAAATCAGACGATCATAACTTCGTAGTTCAGCAACAGAGGACGTAGTAAATCATGACTAAGGAAACCCACGAAACCTCTACTCCCGGTCGGCACACAGTGGCTGGTAATTTAAGACCACTCACGCTTAGCGACGCCCTCTTCATCTTTAGTGTAGCCATCCTCGGTGGTCTCCTCGTTTTTATTATTGCCCTCGGCGCAGTACGGGCGGGTGCAGATAAACACACCGCGCTTTCCTTGGTGATACTTCTGCTTACTGTCCACGGCCTGATGGTATTGGGGGTGCAGGCTTGGTGGTTGAGACGACGCAGGATAAGTTGGCAGCAGCTTGGACTGCGCCGACCCACCCCACGGCTACTGCACCTGCTGTGGCAAATACCAGTATTGCTAGTGTCTATAGCACTAATCAACATGGGTTTCTTTGTGCTAACCGGCAGGGCGGAATCACCCGACGATGCCCCAAATTCTGATGGGTGGCTAGCCAATATTGGCCCCGACTTCTTTCACCCCGCCATGTGGGCGATGGTTTTACTGCTGATCACACTCTTGGTCCCTTTGTGGGAGGAAGTTCTGCTGCGAGGCGTGCTTTATCAATCCTTGCGCAATCGCGGGTGGCACCTGTCCCTGGTAATCCTTGTG comes from Corynebacterium cystitidis and encodes:
- the rplI gene encoding 50S ribosomal protein L9; translated protein: MKLILTAAVENLGAPGDIVEVKDGYGRNYLLPRGLAIVATRGAEKQIEGIKRAQEERAVRDLDHAKELRTQLDELTGVTVKVRTSESGKLFGSVKAGDIADAIKAAGGPALDKRIIDLPKGHVRKTGNHQVIVKLHDDVEAKVNFAVESA
- a CDS encoding DUF559 domain-containing protein, with protein sequence MLGAFAEVRRKEMDREKYIRNLGYWALRFTPHEIRTQRHMVIERIREVLRNTRK
- a CDS encoding CPBP family intramembrane glutamic endopeptidase yields the protein MTKETHETSTPGRHTVAGNLRPLTLSDALFIFSVAILGGLLVFIIALGAVRAGADKHTALSLVILLLTVHGLMVLGVQAWWLRRRRISWQQLGLRRPTPRLLHLLWQIPVLLVSIALINMGFFVLTGRAESPDDAPNSDGWLANIGPDFFHPAMWAMVLLLITLLVPLWEEVLLRGVLYQSLRNRGWHLSLVILVSSLVFAIMHLAPPLLPYYLALGIGLGLLRAFHDNLWAPFIAHATLNFLVSGTVILALVGSV